One Burkholderia sp. PAMC 26561 genomic window carries:
- a CDS encoding FG-GAP repeat domain-containing protein, producing the protein MRRLAVACLSILLWAISALLSPAIAQTSAQPSVPAADCHAGSLITVVAHLDDDLLFVNPGISDKLAAGWCVTTVHLIGGANGANFDYVKLREKGTRLAYARMAGVADDWIESTVDFAGKPVHQMLLRQQPRVKLLEVRLPGGGVRGGRVPLGLLWDKGESIDTYPLNADGSNTIKYDRAALIATVRAMLAPATEIYTLNPDTVPFIEHPDHIYAARITRIAAQGLGRDIPIGYHVTYPTGGLPKNLDAADTQKKRDDVASYFAIDGDDNGGHVFGEYQWDGNWVARRYWTRAHASDPGPDFQPRSMQIVNEYSSQCVTSAGLGAAPTLAACTGAKTQDWHWQQVSAAPGTKNTAQLVDETTRQCVAERSGTLIEEACAPPDSADAAQKWTPWDFGYVYTPLGHCLAGRNGALAAGSCSALTTESRWAPSAQTQWTDNREEGGLFGDVRGDNIDDAASAATGERRSSVVYVQRRKDGPGFNVWVADMSRLETAEPWYLNAIPFDAHATAPTCSANRLCFDSVRFLLGDFDGDGRADLMVISPRNGGTAFWLMRSTGARFEAPKLWYQTGTAWTPANAQQYVASNFTGSGRADVMIAHKRGDGGLNLWVLASVGKNGRAPALWMQAHDLSTNTRFLPMHTAGSPRTGLVAIENMNGAMAITQLTSSGSAFAGTLRGNTYPQFSSAMTKVTAGDINGDGTDDLVMLQPRGDGPDIDVWTLKGGGTPVLAGTLKEASYADALPHIVQRERRSTLVLFKRANAKLGPFYYTGGAPMLIGYDFDSALKLGPAQIWSEMPGLFSESLWLRNLQ; encoded by the coding sequence ATGCGGAGATTGGCTGTTGCGTGCTTATCGATACTGCTGTGGGCCATCAGCGCCCTGCTCTCACCGGCCATCGCGCAAACGTCGGCGCAACCATCCGTTCCAGCCGCCGATTGCCACGCCGGGTCGCTCATCACTGTCGTAGCCCATCTCGACGACGATCTGCTCTTCGTCAATCCCGGCATCAGCGACAAGCTCGCGGCCGGCTGGTGCGTGACCACCGTTCACTTGATCGGCGGTGCGAACGGCGCGAACTTCGACTACGTGAAACTCCGCGAAAAAGGCACGCGCCTCGCCTATGCGCGCATGGCAGGCGTGGCGGACGACTGGATTGAATCGACAGTCGATTTCGCCGGCAAACCCGTGCATCAAATGTTGCTCAGGCAGCAACCGCGCGTGAAGCTGCTCGAAGTCCGGCTGCCCGGCGGCGGCGTGCGCGGCGGACGCGTGCCGCTCGGTTTGCTGTGGGACAAGGGCGAAAGCATCGACACATATCCGCTGAACGCGGACGGATCGAACACGATCAAGTACGACCGCGCCGCGCTGATCGCGACCGTGCGCGCCATGCTCGCACCGGCGACCGAGATCTACACGCTCAATCCGGATACGGTGCCGTTCATCGAGCACCCGGATCACATCTACGCCGCGCGCATCACGCGGATCGCGGCGCAAGGGCTCGGGCGCGATATCCCGATCGGCTATCACGTAACGTATCCGACCGGCGGACTGCCCAAGAACCTCGACGCCGCCGATACCCAAAAGAAGCGCGACGACGTGGCGTCGTACTTCGCCATCGATGGCGACGATAACGGCGGCCACGTCTTCGGCGAATATCAGTGGGACGGCAACTGGGTCGCGCGCCGCTACTGGACACGCGCGCACGCGAGCGACCCGGGTCCGGATTTCCAGCCGCGTTCAATGCAGATCGTGAACGAATATTCGAGTCAGTGCGTGACATCGGCCGGCCTCGGCGCCGCGCCGACGCTTGCCGCGTGCACAGGCGCGAAGACGCAGGACTGGCACTGGCAGCAGGTATCGGCGGCGCCGGGGACCAAGAACACGGCACAACTCGTAGATGAAACCACGCGGCAATGCGTCGCCGAACGCAGCGGCACGTTGATCGAAGAAGCATGCGCGCCGCCGGATTCCGCCGATGCCGCCCAGAAGTGGACGCCCTGGGACTTCGGCTATGTGTACACGCCGCTTGGTCATTGCCTGGCTGGGCGCAACGGTGCGCTCGCGGCGGGCAGTTGTTCCGCGCTGACGACGGAGTCGCGCTGGGCGCCATCGGCGCAAACGCAATGGACCGATAACCGCGAGGAAGGCGGCCTCTTCGGCGACGTACGCGGCGATAACATCGACGACGCCGCAAGCGCCGCCACCGGTGAGCGCCGCTCAAGCGTAGTCTACGTGCAGCGCCGCAAGGACGGACCGGGCTTCAACGTATGGGTCGCAGATATGTCACGGCTGGAAACGGCGGAGCCCTGGTATCTCAACGCCATACCTTTCGATGCCCACGCCACGGCGCCCACGTGTTCGGCCAACCGGCTTTGCTTCGACAGCGTGCGTTTCCTGCTGGGCGATTTCGATGGCGACGGCCGCGCCGACCTGATGGTGATCTCGCCGCGCAACGGCGGCACGGCGTTCTGGCTGATGCGCAGCACGGGTGCGCGTTTCGAAGCGCCGAAGCTGTGGTATCAGACAGGCACGGCGTGGACGCCGGCGAACGCGCAGCAATATGTGGCGAGCAATTTCACGGGAAGCGGCCGCGCCGATGTAATGATCGCGCACAAACGCGGCGATGGTGGCCTGAACCTGTGGGTGCTGGCGAGCGTCGGCAAGAACGGCCGTGCGCCTGCGTTGTGGATGCAGGCTCACGACCTGAGCACGAACACGCGTTTCCTGCCGATGCACACAGCCGGATCGCCGCGAACCGGGCTTGTGGCGATCGAGAATATGAATGGCGCAATGGCAATAACGCAGCTCACAAGTTCCGGCAGTGCGTTCGCCGGGACGCTGCGCGGCAACACGTATCCGCAGTTTTCATCGGCGATGACGAAGGTGACGGCCGGCGATATCAACGGCGACGGAACCGATGACCTCGTGATGCTGCAACCGCGAGGCGATGGCCCGGATATCGATGTCTGGACGCTCAAAGGCGGAGGCACGCCGGTGCTCGCCGGGACGCTGAAGGAAGCGTCGTACGCGGATGCATTGCCGCACATCGTGCAGCGTGAGCGACGCTCGACGCTCGTGCTGTTCAAGCGTGCGAACGCGAAGCTTGGGCCGTTCTATTACACGGGCGGTGCGCCGATGTTGATCGGCTATGACTTCGACAGCGCGCTCAAGCTCGGCCCGGCGCAAATCTGGAGCGAGATGCCCGGACTATTTTCCGAGTCGCTGTGGCTTAGGAACCTGCAATAA